DNA from Verrucomicrobiia bacterium:
GACGCCTCCACGATGTGAATCGTCTTCGGCGCAGATTCCAGGATCCGGTCAGGCGCGAGGGGGGTGCGGGCCGTCAGGACGTGAGTTCCGGCAGATGCACCTCGCCAGACAAACCGACCTGTAAAGGGCTGCCCGGGAATCGGACCGGTACAGAGGCAGTCATCGCAGCAACATTCGACGCCTCCGATCACCCTGCCGTCTGCAAGGAATTGAAGGGCGTGGATGCCCGCCTCCGGATGCACCGCCGTGGCGGCAATTTCCACATCCTGACCGGCTGCAAACCGCGATTCCGATTGGGGTCGCGCGATTCGGATGGACGGCACGGTGACTTTCGAATCCCGAATCACCGCGCGTGCGCGACCGTGTTGGAGATCAATCCGGTAGGGTTCCAACGGTCCCATGGCTGGCGATGGCGCGAGGGCGAGGACCACGCTCTCGTCCCCCTCCTCCAGGCCGTCTTCCCAGGGCTGAATCACCACGTCGGCCCAGTCACTGCCAGCCGGTACGTTCACCAAACCGGCAGGGGCGGGATAGTCCTCGCCCGGCCAGGCCTCACCCTCCATCTGATGGAACACCTGAAGGTCGTGCTCCAGACTGTCCCGTCGGTGGATCCAAAACCGAAGCGCATCAGCGGGACCGTCCGGACCGTCGGTGACCGGATTTTCCTCCACGGCCTCGCCGTTCACGGTCTCCACCCAATCCACAGCCACTGGCCGGATGGAGTTGGGCAGACCTGGTTCAACCCGGGTCCCGGGACGGGACGCGTTGATGACCGGCGGCATGCGCCCGGGGGGCTCTCCGGAGGTCGAATCCGTCGCGCCACGAACGATCAGGCTCCAGCCCGTGAGGCAGAGCAGGAGGCACGCAAAGGGTTTCATCTTCAATGGGCTCACTTTACTCGGGAATCACCGCAAAATTCTCCCCCGATTCCAGCCGGCGACGCAGGACGGCCGAGGGGATCGCCGCGACATGACCGTCGGCGAAGAGGTAGTTGGATGAGTGTCCGTGACGTTCCGGATCAATGTCGGCCAGCACGTGGGCCCATCCCAGGATCCAGGTGTCCGGATGCGTATGGTCGTCAACGGCCGGTACCGGCATGGAATCAGTGGCGCGGGGCGGAAAAGCCACCCCAAGATTCGATCCCTCGAAGGCCAGGAACGTTTCCGATGGACGCCGGTACGAAGACAACTTCAACGTCGAAAGATTCAGGGTCAGCGGCTGCCCACCGACGCCCGGGGCGCCCGGATTGAATTCCGAAGACTCCGGGGCCAACGGTTCACGCGCGGTGAACTGGTTCCGGACGTAACTGGTCCGCTGCCACTTCCGCCGGGCCTCCCGAAATGCGTCGGAAGGACAGAGCCGTACTCCGTCCACTGGACCCATGAAGGGCGTCAGGGCAAACACCCATGCCGGCGCGCTGTCGCCAATCGGATCCGCCGGGAGGCGTCCCAACGGATCGCTCTCGGCGTACATCCGCAGGCCCAGTCCGAGCTGCCGCAGGTTGGACAGGCAATGGACAGCGCGCGCCTGTGCCCGGGTCCGGCTGACCGTGGGCAGCAGTAGTGCGCCCAGAATACCGACCACCGCCATCACCACCAGCAGTTCCACGACGGTAAATCCGGCTCCCGCCTGCAGATGGCGTCGGGCGGGATCGGCAACGGATGGGGGGCGATTCATGGAGGATGCGGTTCCCGATCAGGGCAGGTTTACCAAGGCGATTTGAGGGTGTCCGGATTCAGGGGCCGGAGCGATCCAGATGGAGCCGCTCCCGATCATCACTCCGTCGGCCGTACAGTGCAGTCGCTGCGCAGGGCACTTGAGGATCTCCCCCGCCACCGACTCGGTGAACAGCCGCTCGAAGGCGTCAAGGACCGCGGCCTCCCCGGCCACCACGCCGTCCAGGCCACGCCCGCGAACCGCCAATGGATACCGGATGCTCCGCGCGACCCGTTCTCGATCCCCGGCCCGAAGGTCCCGCTGCAGGTCTCGGATAAACCGATGGACGACCCGGGGATCCGGAAATCCTGCGGCCCGATAATCGCCATCCGCAAGCACCTCCGCGGATGAGGACGCAACGGGCCGGGATGGGATTGCCCACCACGTGGCCGCGAGCAGCGCCACCGCGGCTCCGGCGGTCGCGAACCACACATTGAGCCCCGCCCATTTCATGTCGCGGGCCAGGGATCTGGACAGTCCAAGGACCCGCACCGAATCGGGTCCGGCCGATGCCAGTGCGGCGGAAACGGCGGACTTGACCAGGGGTGCCGACACTGCGGGCGCCGCTTCCTGCAAGAGGAGGTCCGGCAGTGCGGCCACCGATGCCACGGTGCCGTCGCGAGCCAGTTCGGAGCGCAGCCGGTCCAGGGCACGGGTCACCCGCTTTCGCGCCGCATCCTCCGCGATCCCGAGCGACGCCCCAATCTCCGCGAGGCTGCGGTTCTGGAAATAGCGGAGCAGGAGCGCATTCCGATCCCCTTCGCGCAGACGGGCAAGGCACGCGTCGAGCACCGGGGCGATGCGGTCCCAAAGACGTCCGGACTCGGACGCGGACCCGGATTCGGAGGGATCATTCATTTGAAAGGCGGTGGTTTCCCGGGCCAGACGGCGACGCTCGCCCCGCAGGAGATCGGATGCGGCAAACCGCGTCGCGCGCATCAACCAGCCGGCCAGAATGGTGTCCGGCGACAGAGAACCCGCCTTGCGCGCCAGCAAAACAAATACCGCCTGTGTGACTTCCTCGGCCCAGTCCGGATTTCCCGTTTGGCGCAGCGCCGCCGCGTGGACCATTCCGGCATGACGGGTCACCAGCTCGCCAAAGGCGGGTTCGGAACCGCTCCTGGCATACTCCTGCAGCAATTGGGCGTCCGTCCTCACGCGTCACTCAATAGATGGCCGCCCGGGATGAAACCGGACAATCGCCCCTTTTATTTGTCAGAAGTGGTGGCGTTGGCCACCACGGTCAGCGCGACCTGCTGATCGCGTAGCAATTGCGCCAGCGGACCCACCTTGCCGGAGTGCATCCGGACACAGCAGCGTGGCCTTGCGCCAGTTCACATCCCGGAAATGGATGTAGGGGTCGTACAGGGCACGACGGTCTTTCATGGCAGTTGTGGCAATCACAAATCGGCCGGGCTTGCGTTTCAACACCGGAACAGGGCCGCGAAGTCGCCGGCCGAGACTTCCGGACTTGCCGGGAGCTCGGGCGCAGGGCAGGGCCGTCCGGCCCATCGCGAAAACATCCCTCTCGACACTGAGACGGTTCGTCGGTAGGTGATCGCGCGGCTCATTACATCCACTCGCATCCTCCATGAAGCGTTTTACTCAGGTGGGCGTGCCCACGATCCTCCGGCTCCTGTCGTTCGCGGTGCTTCCGTTCCTCCCGGCGTTCATTGGTATGGCCAATCCCCAGCCCGCCTGCCGGCTGCTGCTGGATGGGGTCAGCGCCTGGTTTTCGGGCGAGGACGCGCGCGACGCGTTCGGGCGCGAGCCGGGCACCTGGATCGGGGATGCGAAAACGGTCCCTGGCAGGTGGGGCAACGCCTTTGGGTTCGACGGCGTCCATGATGCGCTTGCGGTTCCGGGATCTCCCGGACTCGACCTCCGGAATTTCACCGTCGAATGCTGGCTTCGGCGGGGCACGACCGACCGGGTCGGCAATGACGGTGTGGCCGTGTTGATGGGGGGCAATGCCGGCGCCTGGGTTTTCGGTATCGCCCAGGAGGGCGGCCTGTTCCTCGGGAAGGTCGGCGTGGTCAATTCCCCGGCCCGCGGTGCCATTCTGGACACCGACTGGCATCACGCCGCCGTCACCCGGGAGGGCTCGGAAGTCCGCTTCTACGTGGATGGCGTTTCAGTGGGCGATGCCGTCCTGGAGGACCTGTTCCTGCCTTCCGAGCAGTATGGCATTGGAGGCCTCAGCCGGCCGTTCGACAGCCTTTCCTACAGTTTTCAAGGTCTCATTGATGACATGACCGTTTACCGCCGCGCGCTAAGCCCGGCGGAAGTCGCGTCCCTGGCCCGGAATGTGACGGCGCCTCGTTGCCTCGATGATGTGCAACTCGCCCTGATCCGATCACCCCGGCAGGTCAGCCAGGGCTCGGAGTACGCCATCGCGGTCGAGGTGAGGAATCATAGCGCGCACATTGCCGTCCCCTTGCGCGTCCGTGCACCCGTCCCGACCGGCATCGAGTTCGTGGCGGCGAACGCCTCGCAGGGCTCCGCATCCGTTGCCGGCGGCGAGGTGGTGTTTGAATTGGGTGCACTCGACCCCGGGGCCTCGGCCCAGATCACATTGCGCTGGAGGGCGGGGGCAACGGTGGCCGGAAGCGTGAACCATCGTCTGTCGCTGGACCTCACTGCAGTGGACGCGGTCGCGGCCAACAACGAATGGACCCTCAGCTACGTGGCCACCGGCGGATGCGTTCCCGCCTTTGCGGATCTGCAGTCGTGGTGGCGCGCCGACGGCTCGGCCCAGGATACGGTTAGCGGCGGCGATGGAGCTGCCTCCCCGAGCGTGCGGTATCTCCCGGGCAAGGTGGGTACCGCCTTCGCGCTTCGGGAGAACCACAGCGTGGTTTCAGTGACCCAGACGGTCACCGCGGGGGCCGATGACTTCACAATTGAGTGCTGGATTCGTCGCGAGAGCGACCAGGTGGTGTCGCCGACACCCAACCACTGCTTTTTCGTTGGAGGCAGCGGGGAAGCGATGGGTTTTGGGTTGGTCCCCGACGGGCGACTCTACATCTACAACCCACCACTCGACTCCGTGTTCTCCGGCAGAGCGATTACCGACACGGAGTGGCACCATGTCGGTGTCACCAAGTCCGGCAGCGACGTGCGGTTCTACATTGACGGCCAGCCGGCGGGCTCCGCGGCCTACGGCACCCGGTTCAGGCCCGGACCCTCCCTGACATTGGGCGGCCTTGCTGGTGTGGATCCCGGCAACAGTTACTCGTTCTTCGGGGACCTGGATGAGCTGGCGATCTACTCGCGGGCCCTGACCTCCGAGGAGGTTTCTTTGGTGGCCGAAGCGGGAGCGGCCGGGCGTTGTCATCAGGATCTTCGGCTCACGCCCGTGGCGATCCCGGAGCAGGCGGTGGTGGATGACACCGTCCAACTGGCCTTCCTTGCCGAACAAATCGGATCCCTTGCCTCCGGTGAGGTGCGATTTGTCACCGCGCTGCCCCCGGGCATCGAGTTTGTTTCCGGGACCAGCGATCAGGGCTTGGTTTCCGAGACGGCAGGCGTCGTGAGGTCGGATCTTGGGACACTGACGCCCGGGATTCCGGTGCGCATCCAGCTTCGCCTCCGGTTCCGAGCCCTCCGCGAGTATCGGTTCGACGCCCGTCTGCAAAGCGCTTCGCCGGAGATTTCCGACGAGAACAACATCGTCCCGATCCGGATCAATGCCACGGACTTCCAGATCTCTGTTGAGCCGGTGCTCATGGCCGAGGGGCCGTCGGGTGTGACCAATCTATTTGCCTTCCGGATACGGCTGAATGTCGCGCGGCCGGAGCCCGTCCGGCTTGCCTATGCCACCGAAGATGGTTCGGCGCTGGCCGGAGAGGATTACTTGGCGGAATCCGGGGAGGTATTGATCGCCGCGGGAAGCGCCCAAGCCGTCGTTCAAGTGCCGGTGCTTGGGGACGGGACGTTCGAGGCGTCGGAGGATTTCCGGATCCGGGTCTCGGTTCTGAGTCCCGATCCGGTCCGCACGGCAGCGGGAACAGCGGTCATCCAGAATGATGATCCGCCCCCGATCCTTCAGGTGTTCCCCGCGCGATGGTTGGAAGGCGCATCCGGGACGCAGGATGTCGGATTCGACGCCCGGGTGTTTGGGGATACGGACCTGCCCGTCCGGTTCCAGTATCAGCTCGAAAGTCTGGATGCCCGCGCCGGCACGGACTTCGCGGCCGGTTCCGGCTCCCTGGAGGTGCCCGTCGGCGCCACGCAGGTCCGAATCCCGGTCGCCATTTTCGGCGACACGGTGTTCGAAGGAGACGAACGGCTCCTCCTGCGAATCATGTCTGCCGAGAATTGCCGGGTCGCGGCAACCGAGGTTCGCGGTCTCATCGTGGATGACGATCCGCCGGACAACGTCCCGTCGCGCTTCACCGTGTCATCGGTTGGGACCGAACTGGAGCCCGGCCGTCCGTTCCCCATCATCGTCACGGCACTGAATGCCCGGGGCGAGGTGCTCCCGGGATTCCAAGGGGCGGTGACCGTCACGGCCCGGCGGGGTTCGGGGATTCCCACCGGAGTGGTGGTTTCCGAGGTGATGGCTGCGGCCGAGCAGGGTGGGGATTTTGTGGAGCTCCTCAATGCCAGTCCGAGTGGTATCCGTCTCGATGGCTGGCGGGTGCTCCTCTTCGGCCCCAGCACCTGGCCCGAACCCACGGTGATCCTCACGCTTCGCCCGCCTCAGGAACTCGCCCCGGGCCAGGTCCTGGTCCTGACCGATTTCTTCACGGAGCGTCCGCCGCAGTTTGATGCCGAAACGTTCGCCACTGACCTGTGGTCCGGGGGGGTGTTCGAGGGATTTCCGGGAGAGCCTCTCATTGGCGTACTGCTTCAGGATCCGACCGGGTTTACCGAGGAT
Protein-coding regions in this window:
- a CDS encoding sigma-70 family RNA polymerase sigma factor; its protein translation is MRTDAQLLQEYARSGSEPAFGELVTRHAGMVHAAALRQTGNPDWAEEVTQAVFVLLARKAGSLSPDTILAGWLMRATRFAASDLLRGERRRLARETTAFQMNDPSESGSASESGRLWDRIAPVLDACLARLREGDRNALLLRYFQNRSLAEIGASLGIAEDAARKRVTRALDRLRSELARDGTVASVAALPDLLLQEAAPAVSAPLVKSAVSAALASAGPDSVRVLGLSRSLARDMKWAGLNVWFATAGAAVALLAATWWAIPSRPVASSSAEVLADGDYRAAGFPDPRVVHRFIRDLQRDLRAGDRERVARSIRYPLAVRGRGLDGVVAGEAAVLDAFERLFTESVAGEILKCPAQRLHCTADGVMIGSGSIWIAPAPESGHPQIALVNLP
- a CDS encoding DUF1559 domain-containing protein, giving the protein MNRPPSVADPARRHLQAGAGFTVVELLVVMAVVGILGALLLPTVSRTRAQARAVHCLSNLRQLGLGLRMYAESDPLGRLPADPIGDSAPAWVFALTPFMGPVDGVRLCPSDAFREARRKWQRTSYVRNQFTAREPLAPESSEFNPGAPGVGGQPLTLNLSTLKLSSYRRPSETFLAFEGSNLGVAFPPRATDSMPVPAVDDHTHPDTWILGWAHVLADIDPERHGHSSNYLFADGHVAAIPSAVLRRRLESGENFAVIPE
- a CDS encoding DUF11 domain-containing protein, which encodes MKRFTQVGVPTILRLLSFAVLPFLPAFIGMANPQPACRLLLDGVSAWFSGEDARDAFGREPGTWIGDAKTVPGRWGNAFGFDGVHDALAVPGSPGLDLRNFTVECWLRRGTTDRVGNDGVAVLMGGNAGAWVFGIAQEGGLFLGKVGVVNSPARGAILDTDWHHAAVTREGSEVRFYVDGVSVGDAVLEDLFLPSEQYGIGGLSRPFDSLSYSFQGLIDDMTVYRRALSPAEVASLARNVTAPRCLDDVQLALIRSPRQVSQGSEYAIAVEVRNHSAHIAVPLRVRAPVPTGIEFVAANASQGSASVAGGEVVFELGALDPGASAQITLRWRAGATVAGSVNHRLSLDLTAVDAVAANNEWTLSYVATGGCVPAFADLQSWWRADGSAQDTVSGGDGAASPSVRYLPGKVGTAFALRENHSVVSVTQTVTAGADDFTIECWIRRESDQVVSPTPNHCFFVGGSGEAMGFGLVPDGRLYIYNPPLDSVFSGRAITDTEWHHVGVTKSGSDVRFYIDGQPAGSAAYGTRFRPGPSLTLGGLAGVDPGNSYSFFGDLDELAIYSRALTSEEVSLVAEAGAAGRCHQDLRLTPVAIPEQAVVDDTVQLAFLAEQIGSLASGEVRFVTALPPGIEFVSGTSDQGLVSETAGVVRSDLGTLTPGIPVRIQLRLRFRALREYRFDARLQSASPEISDENNIVPIRINATDFQISVEPVLMAEGPSGVTNLFAFRIRLNVARPEPVRLAYATEDGSALAGEDYLAESGEVLIAAGSAQAVVQVPVLGDGTFEASEDFRIRVSVLSPDPVRTAAGTAVIQNDDPPPILQVFPARWLEGASGTQDVGFDARVFGDTDLPVRFQYQLESLDARAGTDFAAGSGSLEVPVGATQVRIPVAIFGDTVFEGDERLLLRIMSAENCRVAATEVRGLIVDDDPPDNVPSRFTVSSVGTELEPGRPFPIIVTALNARGEVLPGFQGAVTVTARRGSGIPTGVVVSEVMAAAEQGGDFVELLNASPSGIRLDGWRVLLFGPSTWPEPTVILTLRPPQELAPGQVLVLTDFFTERPPQFDAETFATDLWSGGVFEGFPGEPLIGVLLQDPTGFTEDSLLAGRAWPEFLSLTAGAAGPRWEGDPVALAAGPPYRFQRIGTSNQRGAASWTVPFFSNPGALGIGLNPLFDDALPVALTPGVLLGFSGGQWIGDLVLPEPVAAVAFRVDDGNGHSGRSGFFSSRSDLDEDSLPDAWEIEHGFSYRDPKDAAGDADGDGYTNLQEWVAGTDPRSRSSALRLSIRGSRLEWVAAAGRRYRLEQRDLEALGDWSLLREWEPGPGGPVSEALGVESIVEGLLFRLRVAVP